The window ATCGGCTTGGGGATCAGTCTTTACGGAATGGCTTATTTCTTTGTACATGATATTTTTATTCATCAGAGGGCAAAGATTTTCACTAAAACAAAGAATCCGTACTTTCTTGCTATCAGACGTGCTCATAAGCAGCATCACAAGCATTTGGGAAAAGAAGATGGAGAATGTTTCGGTTTTCTGTGGGTTCCTTTTAAATATTTTAACATGTATTTTAATAAAAAATGATGCCTTATACTTACATATTGATTAATTTTTTCACTGTAATTATTTGTTTCTTAGCCTCTTTTGATGGAAGGATACAATTTAATAAGCTTTTCGGAAAATTTTTGCTCTCATCTACAATTGTAGCCATTCCTTTTATTGTCTGGGATATATGGTTTACTGCGAAAGGAGTGTGGTGGTTTGATCTCCATTATACCCTGGGAATTAAAATAGCGGGGCTGCCGGTAGAAGAATGGCTGTTTTTTTACTGCATTCCCTTCGCCTGTGTTTTTACTTATTATTGCCTGGAAAAATTCTTTACTCTAGAATGGATTAGTGTTTTAAACAATCTCATTGTGTTTACGTCTGTTATTGTTCTTGGTGTCATAGGTCTTCTATATTATGAACGAATATATACTTTGCTGACAGTAATTGTAACGATACTTACGCTTTGCTATCTGCATTTTATCGCTCAAAAAGAATGGTTGGGAAAAGCCAGTTTTGTGTATCTGATTTTAATGCCCGGTTTTTTTGCTGTAAACGGAATCCTTACAGGTTCTTTCATTCCCTCGCCGGTTGTTAATTACAATCCTGATGAATTTTTAGGAATTAGAATGGGAACTATTCCTGTTGAAGATGCTGTTTACGGTTACAGCCAGTTTTTACTCAATATTTATTTCTTTAAAAAAATAACGAAAAATGAAAAATAGAATCATACTTACATTGTTGATAAGCTTCGGATTTTTAAATGGCCTGATCTCCTGTTCTTCTATGCCTGAAAAAGCAAAACCTGTCAATCAGTTTGACGTCAAACGGTACTTGGGTACATGGTATGAAATAGCAAGATTTGATTACCGTTTTGAAAAAGATCTTGATAATGCAATGGCACAATACAGCCTTAATCCGGACGGAAGTGTAAACGTAGTCAATAGCGGATATCATTTTAAAAAGAACAAATGGGTGTCTGTTAATGGTACCGCTAAATTCAGGGGAGATAAGAATACAGCAGCACTGAAAGTAAGTTTTTTCGGACCTTTCTATGCCGGATATAACGTCGTCGCGCTCGAAGATTACAAGTATGCATTGGTTGCAGGTAAAAACTTAGATTATTTGTGGATTCTGTCCCGCGAAAAGACTGTTCCGGAGAATATAAAACAAAATTTTATCACCAAAGCTCAGGAGATCGGTTACGATACATCAAAACTTATCTGGGTAAAGCAGGATAAAAAAAGCCCGTTCGATAAATAAATATATCAACTTAAAAGAGAAAAAAAATGCTCAAAATACAAGCACAATCAAAAATACCTACAGATTACGGCATATTCACGGTATATGCATTTTCAGAAAGTGAAGAAGACTGGAGTCCCCATTTGGTTTGGGTGGCAGAGAATACAGATTTTACAGCAGCAGTAAATGTACGTTTCCATTCAGAATGTATTACGGGAGAAGTTTTTCATTCCAAAAAATGCGAATGCGGACAACAGCTGGATGCTGCTATGAAATATATGACTGAAAATGGAGGAGTCATCATCTATCTCCGTCAGGAGGGAAGAAATATCGGAATTATCAACAAACTGCGGGCTTACGGACTTCAGGAAAAAGGATTGGATACCGTTGAAGCCAATTTGAAGCTTGGGCTCCCAGCGGATGGAAGAAACTTTGATGTAGCCGTTGAGATGCTGAATATTCTAAAGATAAAAGAGGTTAATTTACTAACTAATAATCCAGACAAGATCAAATCTGTTGAGAACAGTGATATCATTCTCAACAGCAGAGTTCCTTTGGAAATAGACTCTAATGAGATGAATCAAAGTTATCTTATTAAGAAAAAGGATTATTTCGGCCATCTTTTAGAGAAGATATAATGTCTTGATCTAAGGCATAATGTTTTTTATGATACATTTAAATTCAGAACCCCATGGAAAAAATTCTGCTTACCGGGGCTACCGGATATATTGGTAAAAGAATGATCAGTGTCATTGCTGCGCAAGGCTATAAAGTGGTATGCTGTTGCAGAGATGTCAAGCGGTTTGAGCCAGGTATGGATATTGATGTTAATCGCGTTGAAGTAATTGAAGTTGACTTTCTGAAACCGGAAACATTAAAGAATATTCCCGAAGATATTACAGGAGCGTATTATCTGATGCATTCCATGAGCGCTGCTGAGAATTATGAAGATACAGAAAAGAAATGTGCCTATAATTTTTCTCAATACATAGAAAAGACGCAATGTAAACATATCGTGTATCTGTCGGGTCTGGTGAATGAAAAACAATTATCAAAGCATTTGAGCTCTCGGTATCAGGTTGAGAAAATTCTTATGAGTGGTAAAGTTCCTGTTACTGTTCTTCGGGCAGGCATTATTATTGGTTCAGGAAGTGCTTCTTTTGAAATTATAAGAGATCTCGTTGAAAAACTCCCTGTGATGATTGCTCCTAAGTGGCTGTATACGAAATGTCAGCCAATAGGAATTGCAAATGTTCTGGATTTTCTGATTTTTGTTTTGTTTAAAGAACAGGCTTACCGTAAAGATTTTGATATAGGATGTGATGATATTCTCACCTATAAGGATATGTTGCTGAAGTTTGGAGAGGTAAGAGGTTTAAAAAGGACTATTTTTACCCTTCCGGTGATGACTCCAAAGCTTTCTTCCTATTGGCTGTATTTTATTACTTCAACCTCTTATAATCTGGCAAAGGCCCTTGTGGGGAGCATGAAAATAGAAGTGGTGTGCAGGCCTGAAAGTCTGGCTCAGATTAAATCCATCACACAGATACAGCCGTTTTCTTATGAAACCGCACTCAAAAGGACGTTGGCAAAAATTCAGTCCAATGAAATCATCTCAAGCTGGAAAGACAGTTTTATCAGCAGCCGGAATGATTCTACATTAAAAGAATATCAGGATGTTCCCAAATATGGATGTTTTACAGATCTCAGAACAGAAGAGTATGATAACAGGGAAGCTTGTGTGAACCGGGTTTTTCAGTTGGGTGGTAAAAATGGATGGTATGGGCAGGGGTTATGGAAAATAAGAGGCTTTATTGATAAATTTTTTGGCGGGCCTGGGCTCAGACGCGGAAGAAGACATCCTTCTGATCTTAAAGAAGGAGATGCTTTGGATTTCTGGAGGGTACTATATGCTGACCGTAAAGAAGGGAGGCTGATTTTGCTGGCTGAAATGAAACTTCCGGGAGAAGCCTGGCTGATGTTTAAAGTGTATAAAAATAAGATATGGCAGAAGGCCGTATTTCGTCCAAAAGGCCTGTGGGGAAGAATATATTGGTTGATGGTCCTTCCGTTTCATGGAATTATTTTTAAAGGAATGATTAAAAACCTTGCTAAGGATAAATAGACTTTTTTAATAGTAAGAATAGGATTGAAGGGGTATATTGTTTTGAATATGAGATGGATAGTTCAATATACAATAAGCGGCTAAATGACAATTTGATATTTTAAGAAATTTTAACATTGTAAATATTCTTTTAGGCATAAACATTGTTTATTTATATACCAATTACTAAAATATTATATTATGAACAATTCAGATTACAACAAAGCGGAAAATGCAGTAGATCAAACAAAAAATTCTCTAAAAAATGCAGCGGATGAAGCAAAATGGAAGATCAGTGACTTAGCAGATAAGGCTAAAGATTATATCAATGAAAAAAGAAAAAATGATCAGGAGGCTACTCAGGAAGACTGGTTAGATAGAGTGAAGTCAAACGTTTCTGATGCTTGGGAAGATATTAAAGACAAAGCGGATGAAGCATGGGAAAAGACCAAAGATGCCGCTGAAGATGTAAAGGCAGAATGGAGAAAGAAAACCAATTAATGGATTAAGTTAGTTTAAAAATAATGACCGGTGCCGG of the Chryseobacterium capnotolerans genome contains:
- a CDS encoding sterol desaturase family protein, which codes for MNVLIVLCVFISMEGATWLIHRYIMHGFLWALHRDHHDHSHDGKLERNDWFFFIFATPAIALLYLGVQQDFSYWFFIGLGISLYGMAYFFVHDIFIHQRAKIFTKTKNPYFLAIRRAHKQHHKHLGKEDGECFGFLWVPFKYFNMYFNKK
- a CDS encoding lycopene cyclase domain-containing protein; this encodes MPYTYILINFFTVIICFLASFDGRIQFNKLFGKFLLSSTIVAIPFIVWDIWFTAKGVWWFDLHYTLGIKIAGLPVEEWLFFYCIPFACVFTYYCLEKFFTLEWISVLNNLIVFTSVIVLGVIGLLYYERIYTLLTVIVTILTLCYLHFIAQKEWLGKASFVYLILMPGFFAVNGILTGSFIPSPVVNYNPDEFLGIRMGTIPVEDAVYGYSQFLLNIYFFKKITKNEK
- a CDS encoding lipocalin family protein, whose product is MKNRIILTLLISFGFLNGLISCSSMPEKAKPVNQFDVKRYLGTWYEIARFDYRFEKDLDNAMAQYSLNPDGSVNVVNSGYHFKKNKWVSVNGTAKFRGDKNTAALKVSFFGPFYAGYNVVALEDYKYALVAGKNLDYLWILSREKTVPENIKQNFITKAQEIGYDTSKLIWVKQDKKSPFDK
- the ribA gene encoding GTP cyclohydrolase II, which encodes MLKIQAQSKIPTDYGIFTVYAFSESEEDWSPHLVWVAENTDFTAAVNVRFHSECITGEVFHSKKCECGQQLDAAMKYMTENGGVIIYLRQEGRNIGIINKLRAYGLQEKGLDTVEANLKLGLPADGRNFDVAVEMLNILKIKEVNLLTNNPDKIKSVENSDIILNSRVPLEIDSNEMNQSYLIKKKDYFGHLLEKI
- a CDS encoding SDR family oxidoreductase; this encodes MEKILLTGATGYIGKRMISVIAAQGYKVVCCCRDVKRFEPGMDIDVNRVEVIEVDFLKPETLKNIPEDITGAYYLMHSMSAAENYEDTEKKCAYNFSQYIEKTQCKHIVYLSGLVNEKQLSKHLSSRYQVEKILMSGKVPVTVLRAGIIIGSGSASFEIIRDLVEKLPVMIAPKWLYTKCQPIGIANVLDFLIFVLFKEQAYRKDFDIGCDDILTYKDMLLKFGEVRGLKRTIFTLPVMTPKLSSYWLYFITSTSYNLAKALVGSMKIEVVCRPESLAQIKSITQIQPFSYETALKRTLAKIQSNEIISSWKDSFISSRNDSTLKEYQDVPKYGCFTDLRTEEYDNREACVNRVFQLGGKNGWYGQGLWKIRGFIDKFFGGPGLRRGRRHPSDLKEGDALDFWRVLYADRKEGRLILLAEMKLPGEAWLMFKVYKNKIWQKAVFRPKGLWGRIYWLMVLPFHGIIFKGMIKNLAKDK